A genomic window from Shewanella vesiculosa includes:
- the murA gene encoding UDP-N-acetylglucosamine 1-carboxyvinyltransferase, with amino-acid sequence MDKLTIKASKPLAGEVVISGAKNAALPILMAGVLAETDFIVSNVPNLRDVITSCELLRCLGAEVEDLGGSRIRISTSNLNEYCAPYDLVKTMRASILILGPLLARYGTADVSLPGGCAIGARPVNLHLHGLELMGAKIEVKEGYIKARVDGRLKGAHIFMDMVSVGATENLLMAAALADGTTVIENAAREPEVTDLAHCLIAMGAKITGVGSATLTIEGVERLSGCEYRVMPDRIETGSFLVAAAVTRGKIRCVSADPKTLEAVLSKLEDAGAEITTGEDWIELDMKGQRPKSVNIKTAPYPAFPTDMQAQFCVLNALAQGTGRVTETIFENRFMHVPELSRMGADIEQEGNTCIIHGTERLNGAQVMATDLRASASLVIAGLMADGLTTVDRIYHLDRGYEHIEAKFQGLGAEVVRVKNS; translated from the coding sequence GTGGATAAATTAACTATTAAAGCCAGCAAGCCTTTAGCTGGTGAAGTCGTGATCTCTGGTGCAAAAAATGCGGCACTCCCCATTTTAATGGCTGGCGTATTAGCCGAAACAGATTTTATTGTCTCAAATGTTCCCAACTTACGCGACGTGATCACCAGTTGTGAATTATTACGTTGTTTAGGTGCCGAAGTTGAAGACCTCGGCGGTAGCCGCATTCGTATTTCTACCTCTAACTTAAACGAATATTGCGCACCTTATGACTTAGTCAAAACAATGCGTGCATCGATTCTTATTTTAGGCCCACTGCTTGCCCGTTATGGTACTGCAGATGTTTCTTTACCTGGCGGTTGTGCCATTGGTGCTCGTCCGGTGAACCTGCATTTACATGGCTTAGAGTTAATGGGTGCCAAAATTGAAGTCAAGGAAGGCTACATTAAAGCGCGTGTTGATGGCCGTTTAAAAGGCGCTCATATCTTTATGGATATGGTCAGTGTCGGCGCAACAGAAAACTTGCTGATGGCTGCAGCATTAGCTGATGGCACGACAGTCATTGAAAATGCGGCCCGTGAACCTGAAGTGACTGACTTAGCTCATTGCTTAATTGCCATGGGAGCAAAAATCACTGGTGTTGGTTCTGCCACGTTAACGATTGAAGGTGTGGAACGTCTATCGGGTTGTGAATACCGCGTCATGCCAGATCGTATCGAAACCGGTTCATTCTTGGTTGCCGCAGCCGTCACTCGCGGTAAGATTCGTTGTGTATCAGCCGATCCTAAAACCTTAGAAGCGGTATTATCTAAGCTTGAAGATGCCGGTGCTGAGATCACAACTGGCGAAGATTGGATTGAGCTTGACATGAAAGGCCAACGTCCAAAGTCTGTTAATATTAAAACCGCACCTTATCCTGCGTTTCCAACCGATATGCAAGCGCAATTTTGTGTGTTGAATGCACTTGCTCAAGGCACAGGTCGTGTTACTGAGACTATCTTTGAGAATCGCTTCATGCACGTTCCTGAATTAAGCCGTATGGGCGCAGACATAGAGCAAGAAGGTAATACTTGTATCATCCATGGTACTGAGCGTTTAAACGGTGCCCAAGTGATGGCGACAGATTTACGCGCCTCTGCTAGCTTAGTGATTGCAGGCTTAATGGCTGATGGCTTAACTACAGTCGATCGTATATATCACCTTGACCGTGGTTACGAGCATATTGAAGCCAAGTTTCAAGGTTTAGGTGCTGAAGTTGTTCGCGTGAAGAACTCTTAG
- a CDS encoding BolA family protein: MECNVIEQILTEALSLTEAHVTSDGSHYKVVAVGECFDGMSRVKQQQAIYSPLAEQIASGELHALTIKTFTPTQWKREKLFNM; this comes from the coding sequence ATGGAATGCAATGTTATAGAACAAATTTTAACCGAGGCGTTGTCGCTCACTGAAGCGCACGTTACCTCTGATGGCAGTCACTACAAAGTCGTCGCCGTAGGTGAGTGTTTTGATGGTATGAGCCGGGTAAAACAACAGCAAGCAATTTACAGTCCTTTAGCTGAGCAGATTGCCAGTGGTGAATTGCATGCGTTAACAATTAAAACTTTTACGCCGACTCAGTGGAAGCGTGAAAAACTTTTCAATATGTAA
- a CDS encoding RNA polymerase factor sigma-54 encodes MKASLQLKMGQHLTMTPQLQQAIRLLQLSSLELQQEIQQALDSNPLLEIEDEFSQAKDSVKESRDQSDTDFSDNSVVNIEKDTSTVDTAESMTKETMDDLAMDTTWDEVYTASPMSGSGSASMRDDDMPFQGETTEGLYEHLEWQKNLTPFSDTDRAIATAIIDAIDERGYLTQSTEDILEAMGDESVELDEVEAVLKRIQHFDPVGVAARDLSECLFIQLAQYADTTPHIDNARLLIKDYLDLIAGRDFRLLMRKTKLKENELRDAITLIQSLNPRPGLLVTAIDDEYVIPDVTVLKKNGRWVVELNPDNMPKIGVNQQYAAMARSSKNSADSQFIRGHLQEAKWFIKSIESRNETLLKVANCIVQFQQGFFEYGEEAMKPMVLNDIAEAVEMHESTISRVTTQKYMHTPRGLFELKYFFSSHVSTDDGGECSSTAIRAFIKKLVAAENQQKPLSDSKMAQLLADQGINVARRTIAKYREAMLIPPSNQRKSL; translated from the coding sequence ATGAAAGCGTCACTCCAACTCAAAATGGGTCAACACTTAACCATGACCCCTCAATTGCAGCAAGCGATCCGCTTACTGCAATTATCGTCATTGGAGCTACAGCAAGAAATCCAACAAGCATTGGACTCAAACCCATTGCTTGAAATAGAAGATGAGTTTTCTCAAGCAAAAGACTCAGTAAAAGAAAGTCGCGACCAATCGGACACCGACTTTAGTGACAACAGCGTGGTCAATATAGAAAAAGACACCTCAACAGTCGACACAGCAGAATCCATGACCAAAGAAACCATGGACGATTTAGCTATGGATACCACATGGGATGAAGTGTACACCGCCTCACCAATGTCAGGTTCAGGCAGCGCTAGCATGCGCGATGATGATATGCCATTCCAAGGTGAAACGACTGAAGGCTTATATGAGCATTTAGAGTGGCAAAAAAATCTCACACCATTTTCTGACACAGATCGAGCGATTGCTACCGCGATTATTGATGCCATTGATGAACGCGGTTATTTAACCCAAAGCACTGAAGATATTCTCGAAGCTATGGGTGATGAAAGTGTCGAACTAGATGAAGTTGAAGCGGTATTAAAACGTATTCAACACTTTGATCCCGTTGGTGTTGCCGCGCGAGATTTAAGCGAATGTTTATTCATCCAATTAGCCCAATATGCCGACACAACCCCACATATAGACAATGCCCGTCTGCTCATTAAAGACTATTTAGATTTAATTGCTGGGCGCGATTTTAGATTATTGATGCGCAAAACCAAGCTCAAAGAAAACGAGTTGCGTGACGCAATCACCTTAATCCAGTCACTTAACCCTCGCCCGGGCTTGTTAGTCACCGCTATTGATGACGAATATGTTATTCCTGATGTAACCGTACTAAAGAAGAATGGCCGTTGGGTTGTAGAGTTAAACCCAGACAATATGCCTAAAATTGGCGTTAATCAACAATATGCAGCCATGGCTAGAAGCAGTAAAAACTCTGCCGATAGCCAATTTATTCGCGGTCATTTACAAGAAGCTAAATGGTTCATCAAGAGTATCGAAAGCCGCAATGAGACCTTATTGAAAGTCGCCAATTGTATTGTGCAATTTCAGCAAGGTTTCTTTGAATATGGTGAAGAAGCCATGAAACCTATGGTGCTCAATGATATTGCTGAAGCAGTAGAAATGCATGAATCAACTATTTCACGAGTTACCACTCAAAAATATATGCACACACCACGTGGGCTATTTGAATTAAAGTACTTTTTCTCTAGCCATGTCAGCACCGACGATGGCGGAGAATGCTCATCTACCGCTATTCGTGCTTTTATCAAAAAACTGGTTGCAGCAGAAAACCAGCAAAAGCCATTAAGTGACAGCAAAATGGCCCAACTGCTGGCAGATCAGGGGATCAACGTTGCGCGTCGTACGATTGCAAAATACCGCGAAGCGATGCTCATTCCGCCCTCAAACCAACGTAAGAGTTTATAA
- the lptA gene encoding lipopolysaccharide transport periplasmic protein LptA, which produces MSHINRLNTHANVMLFGSIFCLLSLPTIAKQGDLQQELKIASVSQSADIKNNQIVFNGPVTVTQGTININADELRAFTPENSTSKKLIAIGNPATFSQELDDGQIGTASANEISYDLATTTLTLTGNAKLDQSGSQVTGNRIKYNINAQELIAESTGTGKDRVITIIQPENFQDETAPKQKLPEIPVKKQIKP; this is translated from the coding sequence ATGAGCCACATTAATCGCCTCAACACTCACGCCAATGTTATGTTATTTGGCAGCATATTTTGCCTGCTGAGTTTACCTACCATAGCGAAACAAGGTGATCTTCAACAAGAGTTGAAAATTGCCTCAGTAAGCCAGTCTGCTGACATTAAAAATAATCAAATTGTTTTTAATGGTCCTGTTACCGTTACCCAAGGCACTATTAACATTAATGCTGATGAGTTACGGGCGTTTACTCCCGAAAATAGCACCAGTAAAAAACTCATCGCTATAGGTAACCCTGCAACGTTTTCACAAGAGTTAGACGACGGTCAAATTGGTACCGCCAGTGCCAACGAAATAAGCTATGATCTTGCTACCACTACACTGACATTGACAGGTAATGCCAAACTGGATCAATCTGGTAGCCAAGTAACCGGTAACCGTATTAAGTACAACATTAACGCTCAAGAGCTGATTGCTGAAAGTACTGGTACAGGGAAAGATCGCGTTATTACTATTATTCAACCTGAGAATTTCCAAGACGAGACTGCACCAAAGCAAAAGCTCCCTGAAATTCCTGTTAAAAAGCAGATCAAACCATGA
- the mlaE gene encoding lipid asymmetry maintenance ABC transporter permease subunit MlaE has product MGATDYIADIGKYALQIVLGYGRAGIMLWRAIVRVPNFKKGMPLLVRQVYVLGVRSMVIILVSGLFIGMVLALQGYNILVGFGTEESLGPMVALSLLRELGPVVAALLFAGRAGSALTAEIGLMKSTEQLSSLEMMAIDPLRQIIAPRFWAGVISMPLLALMFSLVGIFGGHLVGVEWKGIDSGAFWSILQASVEWRQDIVNCLIKSTIFGVVVTWIALYRGYEVQPNPEGISRATTSTVVQASLAVLALDFLLTAIMFGN; this is encoded by the coding sequence GTGGGCGCAACTGATTATATTGCCGATATCGGCAAATATGCACTGCAAATAGTGTTGGGCTATGGCCGAGCGGGCATTATGTTATGGCGCGCGATTGTACGTGTGCCTAATTTTAAAAAAGGCATGCCACTTCTGGTTAGACAAGTTTATGTGCTTGGTGTCCGTTCCATGGTGATCATTTTAGTGTCTGGCTTGTTCATTGGCATGGTATTAGCGCTACAGGGATACAACATTCTTGTTGGGTTTGGTACTGAGGAAAGTTTAGGGCCTATGGTGGCACTAAGCTTATTACGTGAACTCGGGCCAGTGGTTGCCGCGTTATTATTTGCTGGCCGAGCAGGTTCTGCTTTAACGGCTGAAATTGGCTTAATGAAATCGACTGAGCAGTTGTCGAGTCTAGAAATGATGGCGATAGATCCGTTAAGACAAATCATTGCACCGCGTTTTTGGGCAGGCGTCATCAGCATGCCATTGCTAGCGTTAATGTTTAGTTTAGTCGGTATTTTTGGTGGCCATTTAGTCGGTGTAGAATGGAAAGGCATTGATAGTGGTGCATTTTGGTCTATTCTTCAAGCATCGGTTGAATGGCGACAAGACATAGTTAATTGTTTGATTAAAAGTACTATTTTTGGTGTGGTGGTGACATGGATTGCCTTGTACAGAGGTTATGAAGTCCAACCTAATCCAGAAGGTATCAGCCGTGCGACAACTTCAACGGTTGTGCAGGCAAGCTTAGCTGTTCTAGCGCTGGACTTTTTGCTTACGGCAATCATGTTTGGAAATTAA
- the mlaD gene encoding outer membrane lipid asymmetry maintenance protein MlaD produces MLTRKIELLVGVFLLSGLLAFCILVFNVANVQVKSNDQTYNLVAEFNNIGGLKVRSPVKVGGVVVGRVTNITLDTHKLVPIVTLTMDKRFDQFPETSSLAILTSGLLGEQFIGLTPGFMDDDISMLADGDKVHDTRGALILEDLIGQLLYSMSSKDK; encoded by the coding sequence ATGTTGACACGGAAAATAGAGTTATTGGTAGGCGTGTTTTTATTGTCAGGTTTGTTGGCTTTTTGCATCTTAGTATTCAATGTTGCTAATGTTCAAGTCAAATCTAATGACCAGACTTACAACTTGGTCGCTGAATTTAATAATATTGGCGGCTTAAAAGTACGTTCGCCAGTAAAAGTGGGTGGTGTGGTGGTTGGTCGTGTAACCAATATTACTCTCGATACCCATAAGTTGGTGCCAATAGTGACATTAACAATGGATAAGCGTTTTGATCAATTTCCGGAAACAAGCAGCTTAGCTATTTTGACTTCAGGACTCCTTGGCGAGCAATTTATTGGTTTAACGCCTGGGTTTATGGATGATGATATTTCGATGCTTGCCGATGGCGATAAAGTACATGACACACGTGGTGCATTGATTTTAGAAGATTTAATTGGTCAGCTTTTATATAGCATGTCATCTAAAGATAAATAG
- the kdsC gene encoding 3-deoxy-manno-octulosonate-8-phosphatase KdsC: MSESTTSHQGFYGPISNDIWQRAQKIKLLICDVDGVFSDGRIYLSNAGEELKAFHTRDGYGVRSILTSGMHVAVITGRKSKIVETRMTALGIKHIYQGIDNKFEPFEQLLSLYNVSADEVAYIGDDMVDLPVMKAVGLAVCVGDGHPFVKQHCHMTTSLNGGHGALRELTDLLLLSQDKFASAHGMSI; encoded by the coding sequence ATGTCAGAATCAACCACCAGCCACCAAGGATTTTACGGCCCTATCAGCAATGATATTTGGCAACGCGCTCAAAAAATCAAACTGTTAATCTGTGATGTCGATGGGGTATTTTCAGATGGTCGAATTTATCTCAGCAACGCTGGCGAAGAACTCAAAGCGTTTCATACTCGCGATGGTTATGGTGTTCGATCTATCCTGACAAGCGGAATGCACGTTGCCGTCATTACTGGCCGCAAATCAAAGATTGTCGAAACTCGCATGACCGCGTTAGGTATTAAACATATTTATCAAGGTATTGATAACAAGTTTGAGCCATTTGAACAACTCCTATCACTGTATAATGTCAGCGCAGACGAAGTCGCTTATATTGGCGATGATATGGTAGATCTCCCAGTTATGAAAGCAGTTGGTCTTGCCGTGTGTGTCGGTGACGGGCACCCATTTGTTAAGCAACATTGCCATATGACCACCTCTCTTAATGGTGGCCATGGCGCGTTACGAGAACTCACTGATTTACTGCTTTTAAGCCAAGATAAATTTGCCAGTGCTCATGGTATGAGTATATGA
- a CDS encoding phospholipid-binding protein MlaC has protein sequence MALCLIGSAVISQGAMAANDEVNTRDPYEMIKQVANMTFDRFKADKALINDDLSHLKVIVREELMPYVDYKYAAYKVMGQYLSDTTVDQRNRFVDAFEGYLVATYAQALTEYTDQKVAFDPPSDFSNEKIVEVNVQILEQGRPPIKIQFKARRLKDDTWKAFDLVAEGVSLLASKQSEISNLIRQQGIEAVITMLNDKTQQTIDRQPAKEAAAA, from the coding sequence ATGGCGCTATGCCTAATAGGCAGTGCGGTTATCAGCCAAGGTGCAATGGCTGCTAATGATGAGGTCAATACCCGTGATCCTTATGAGATGATCAAACAAGTCGCCAATATGACTTTTGATCGTTTTAAAGCAGATAAAGCCTTAATTAATGATGATTTAAGTCATTTAAAAGTTATTGTTCGTGAAGAGCTTATGCCTTACGTCGATTATAAATATGCTGCTTATAAAGTGATGGGGCAGTATTTAAGTGATACGACCGTCGATCAACGTAATCGTTTTGTGGATGCCTTTGAAGGTTATTTAGTGGCAACCTATGCACAAGCATTAACCGAATATACTGATCAAAAAGTGGCTTTTGACCCGCCGAGTGATTTCAGCAATGAAAAAATAGTTGAAGTGAATGTTCAAATCCTTGAGCAAGGTCGTCCACCGATTAAAATTCAATTTAAAGCGCGTCGTTTAAAAGACGATACGTGGAAAGCGTTCGATTTAGTGGCAGAAGGTGTGAGTTTATTGGCTTCTAAACAGTCTGAAATCTCTAATTTAATCCGCCAGCAAGGTATTGAAGCGGTGATTACCATGCTGAATGATAAAACCCAACAGACTATTGATCGCCAACCAGCAAAAGAAGCTGCAGCTGCGTGA
- a CDS encoding lipid asymmetry maintenance protein MlaB, with protein sequence MITFNQQDQRCIVSGRLTQDEVKQLWPKRHELFTASTQVVDLSALEYVDSAGVALLLALIKLHATSSQETSVIHQLVNPSEQLKKMIELYDLDAFFSQK encoded by the coding sequence GTGATTACCTTTAATCAACAAGATCAACGTTGCATCGTCAGCGGTCGCTTAACCCAAGATGAAGTAAAACAATTGTGGCCAAAACGCCATGAATTGTTTACTGCATCAACTCAAGTGGTAGACTTATCAGCATTAGAATACGTCGACAGTGCGGGTGTTGCACTGTTATTAGCGTTAATCAAACTACATGCGACAAGTAGCCAAGAAACAAGTGTGATACATCAGTTGGTTAATCCAAGTGAACAGCTCAAAAAAATGATTGAGCTTTATGATTTAGATGCTTTTTTCAGCCAAAAATAG
- the lptB gene encoding LPS export ABC transporter ATP-binding protein codes for MTQITLTAENLAKSYKTRQVVKDVSLTVKTGQIVGLLGPNGAGKTTTFYMVVGLVQSDKGRILIDDDDLTADPMHLRARKGIGYLPQEASIFRKLTVYDNIMAVLQTRKELTTDQRIEQVEHLLEEFHITHIRDSQGMSLSGGERRRVEIARALAANPKFILLDEPFAGVDPISVIDIKKIIQQLKNRGLGVLITDHNVRETLDVCERAYIVSQGNLIAEGTPDEILSNQQVRAVYLGEQFKL; via the coding sequence ATGACCCAAATAACCCTAACGGCTGAAAATTTAGCTAAAAGCTATAAAACTCGTCAGGTTGTTAAAGATGTGAGTTTAACCGTTAAAACAGGCCAAATTGTCGGTCTTTTAGGCCCCAATGGTGCAGGTAAAACAACCACGTTTTATATGGTTGTCGGCTTAGTGCAAAGCGATAAAGGTCGGATCTTAATTGATGATGACGATTTAACCGCCGACCCAATGCATCTTAGAGCTCGCAAAGGGATTGGTTACTTGCCGCAAGAAGCCAGTATTTTTCGCAAACTGACCGTATACGACAATATTATGGCCGTATTGCAGACTCGTAAAGAACTCACTACCGACCAACGGATTGAGCAAGTAGAGCATTTATTAGAAGAATTCCATATCACCCATATTCGCGACAGCCAAGGCATGTCGTTGTCTGGTGGGGAACGTCGTCGAGTAGAGATAGCGCGCGCGCTGGCCGCTAATCCTAAATTTATTTTGCTCGATGAGCCTTTTGCGGGGGTTGACCCTATTTCTGTCATCGACATAAAAAAAATCATTCAACAGCTTAAAAACCGCGGCTTAGGGGTATTAATTACCGATCATAACGTACGTGAAACCTTAGACGTCTGTGAGCGCGCTTATATTGTCAGCCAGGGCAATTTAATTGCCGAAGGCACACCTGATGAGATATTGAGTAATCAACAAGTTCGGGCTGTGTACTTAGGTGAACAATTCAAGCTATAG
- a CDS encoding ATP-binding cassette domain-containing protein, with the protein MSDMSKSNNKPLVEVNHLAFSHGSRVIYEDISLSIPKGKVTAIMGPSGIGKTTLLKLIGGQLIPDSGQVLFDGHDIHQLKRKDLFQLRKRMSMLFQSGALFTDLNVFDNVAFALREHSGLPEDVIRSIVLMKLQAVGLRGAAYMMPNELSGGMQRRAALARAIALEPEMVMYDEPFAGQDPISMGMLVKLIRELSDSLKLTSVVVSHDVDEVLGIADYVYVIADKKVIAHGTPEQLRQSDNPQLVQFIQGAPDGPVPFHYPAEDYQEELLRGRN; encoded by the coding sequence ATGTCTGATATGAGTAAATCGAATAATAAACCTTTGGTCGAAGTTAACCATTTGGCCTTTAGTCATGGTTCGCGCGTTATCTATGAAGATATTTCTTTGTCGATCCCCAAAGGTAAAGTAACAGCAATCATGGGGCCTAGTGGTATTGGTAAAACGACCCTATTAAAATTAATTGGTGGGCAGCTAATTCCCGATAGCGGGCAAGTATTGTTTGATGGCCATGATATACATCAGCTTAAGCGTAAGGATCTTTTTCAACTGCGAAAGCGCATGAGCATGCTATTTCAAAGTGGTGCATTATTTACCGATCTTAACGTATTCGATAATGTGGCCTTTGCCTTGAGAGAACATTCTGGACTTCCAGAAGATGTTATCCGTTCAATTGTATTGATGAAGCTGCAAGCTGTCGGTCTTCGCGGCGCAGCATATATGATGCCAAACGAGTTATCTGGTGGCATGCAGCGAAGAGCCGCATTAGCTCGGGCGATTGCACTTGAACCTGAAATGGTGATGTATGATGAGCCATTTGCAGGACAAGACCCCATTTCCATGGGTATGTTAGTTAAACTTATTCGTGAGTTGTCGGACTCATTAAAACTCACTTCGGTGGTTGTGTCTCACGATGTTGATGAAGTATTGGGTATAGCAGATTATGTTTATGTGATTGCAGACAAAAAAGTCATTGCTCATGGTACACCAGAGCAATTACGTCAATCTGATAATCCACAACTAGTTCAGTTTATTCAAGGCGCGCCAGATGGCCCAGTGCCATTCCATTATCCTGCAGAGGATTATCAAGAGGAGCTACTTCGTGGGCGCAACTGA
- a CDS encoding KpsF/GutQ family sugar-phosphate isomerase has product MVNQTQFRQWGRKVIDIEKAALDNLYQYVDSVEFGQACELILQCKGKVIVMGMGKSGHIGNKISATFASTGTPAFFVHPGEASHGDLGALAKNDIVLAISNSGESSEILTLMPVIQRMGVPVIAVTGKPDSNMARLSKIHLCIEVQEEACPLGLAPTSSTTATLAMGDALAIALLQAKGFTRDDFALSHPGGSLGRKLLLKVDDVMHKGDDLPIVHNDICITETLYEISKKGLGMTAVVDSETTLVGIFTDGDLRRVIDAEVNLRTTPIAQVMTQNCVTCPSGILAAQALQIMDEKSINGLIVVNEKHQPIGALNMLDMVKAGVI; this is encoded by the coding sequence ATGGTAAATCAAACTCAATTTCGTCAGTGGGGCCGTAAAGTCATTGATATTGAAAAGGCTGCCCTAGATAATTTATATCAATATGTAGACTCAGTTGAGTTTGGTCAAGCATGTGAACTCATCTTGCAGTGCAAAGGCAAAGTGATTGTTATGGGCATGGGGAAATCGGGGCATATTGGTAATAAAATATCCGCGACCTTTGCCAGCACAGGTACACCGGCATTTTTTGTTCATCCAGGTGAAGCAAGTCATGGTGATTTAGGCGCATTGGCTAAAAACGATATTGTGCTTGCCATTTCTAATTCAGGTGAATCGAGTGAAATACTGACATTAATGCCAGTAATACAGCGAATGGGCGTACCGGTTATCGCAGTAACAGGTAAACCAGACTCTAATATGGCGCGTTTATCTAAAATCCATTTGTGCATTGAAGTACAAGAAGAAGCATGCCCGTTAGGGTTGGCACCAACCTCGAGTACCACAGCAACTTTAGCAATGGGTGATGCATTAGCCATTGCCTTATTGCAAGCCAAAGGCTTTACTCGAGATGATTTTGCTTTGTCACACCCTGGTGGATCTCTGGGACGAAAATTATTATTAAAAGTCGATGATGTTATGCATAAAGGCGATGATTTACCCATAGTGCATAATGATATTTGTATTACTGAAACGCTATATGAAATATCCAAAAAAGGCCTTGGTATGACAGCAGTTGTCGACAGCGAAACAACACTGGTTGGTATTTTTACTGATGGCGATTTGCGCCGAGTTATCGACGCCGAAGTCAACCTTCGCACCACTCCGATAGCTCAGGTAATGACCCAGAATTGTGTCACCTGCCCTAGCGGTATTCTAGCGGCACAAGCACTGCAAATTATGGATGAGAAAAGTATTAACGGACTGATTGTAGTCAATGAAAAACATCAACCGATCGGAGCATTAAACATGCTCGATATGGTTAAAGCGGGAGTCATTTAA
- a CDS encoding calcium/sodium antiporter produces MLVNILMLVVGLAVLVWSADRFVYGAAAFARNLGLPPMLIGLTIVAMGSSAPEMFVAATASMDGMRDTAIGNVLGSNIANITLILGLTALLGAISVGSQTLKREIPIMLAATVFAGFTLHDNVLTRVEGIMLLVTLLGLMGYFIWQATHDKTTDSLDTEMDSEIPKDVPTFHAIIWLTVGIILLPLSAGWMVDGAVGIAKFYGLSDLVIGLTIIAVGTSLPELAACIAGVLKKEHDLVIGNIVGSNLFNILAVLALPGLISPGEIDTSASGRDFYMVLGTSAALAVLVLSSGAKQQLTRWHGTLLLITFIAYQVIVFQSH; encoded by the coding sequence ATGCTAGTTAATATCCTAATGTTAGTCGTCGGCCTTGCAGTTTTAGTCTGGAGTGCGGATAGATTTGTTTATGGCGCTGCCGCATTTGCGCGTAATTTAGGCTTACCTCCCATGTTAATTGGACTCACTATTGTTGCGATGGGGAGTTCTGCTCCTGAAATGTTTGTTGCTGCCACAGCCTCAATGGATGGCATGCGTGACACCGCGATTGGTAATGTCCTAGGTTCTAACATAGCTAACATTACCTTAATTTTAGGATTAACCGCATTACTGGGTGCGATTAGTGTAGGCTCACAAACCTTAAAACGTGAAATACCTATTATGCTCGCAGCTACTGTATTTGCAGGCTTTACCTTGCATGATAATGTATTAACACGAGTAGAAGGTATCATGCTGCTTGTAACCCTTTTAGGGTTAATGGGATATTTTATTTGGCAAGCAACTCATGACAAAACCACCGACAGCTTAGATACTGAAATGGACTCTGAGATCCCTAAAGATGTACCAACCTTTCATGCTATCATTTGGCTTACAGTCGGTATTATATTACTCCCGCTATCAGCTGGTTGGATGGTTGATGGTGCCGTGGGTATTGCAAAGTTTTATGGTTTGTCCGATCTTGTCATCGGTTTAACCATTATTGCAGTAGGGACAAGCCTACCAGAATTAGCAGCCTGCATTGCTGGCGTGTTAAAAAAAGAACACGATCTTGTCATTGGTAATATCGTTGGATCGAACTTATTTAATATTCTTGCTGTGTTGGCATTGCCAGGGTTAATTTCCCCCGGGGAAATCGATACATCGGCCAGCGGCAGAGACTTCTACATGGTATTAGGCACCAGTGCAGCATTAGCCGTTTTAGTATTATCCAGTGGCGCTAAGCAACAACTGACTCGTTGGCATGGCACACTATTATTAATCACCTTTATCGCGTACCAAGTGATTGTATTTCAGTCTCACTAG